In the Armatimonadota bacterium genome, one interval contains:
- a CDS encoding S-layer homology domain-containing protein, whose amino-acid sequence MPHRHSRVTTGSFHRAAGALTASLAICVLSCARFADGQTPQTVPAGAWEYGAISRMAADGLIAGYPADRNFLGGRTLTRYEFASLVARVLQTAHTAAAGSDARRAIAHDSGEIVQLVSAFKVELAVIGTDVEQGLKDVGAPGSLPAAPAEPPASGARFHPSAKFTGLMHTWYGTAFGDTLDGNFPALKTAPPGRTFGGGGGDTFRLRRLELAMNGTLSPHVDYRVMIDPTLPGAGGILQDMWAGYQLTPRWRIEVGQQKTGLSDDGNAPTSKSIMIEPAIMNVLPVTAGRVGNIRDIGAVARYGSKTIQSFVGIWNGNGTGRDAVATNSQKFLDA is encoded by the coding sequence ATGCCTCATCGACATTCACGCGTCACGACTGGAAGCTTCCACCGCGCCGCGGGAGCGCTGACAGCCTCGCTGGCAATCTGCGTCTTAAGCTGTGCGCGGTTCGCCGATGGACAGACGCCACAGACCGTGCCCGCCGGAGCATGGGAGTATGGCGCGATCAGCCGGATGGCGGCCGATGGGCTGATCGCCGGTTATCCGGCCGACCGCAACTTCCTCGGCGGTCGTACACTCACGCGATACGAGTTCGCCAGCCTGGTTGCGCGCGTGCTTCAAACGGCTCACACCGCCGCCGCAGGGTCCGACGCGCGTAGGGCCATAGCCCACGACAGTGGCGAGATTGTCCAGCTGGTCTCTGCCTTCAAGGTGGAACTTGCCGTTATCGGGACCGATGTGGAACAGGGCCTGAAGGATGTTGGCGCACCGGGCAGCTTACCCGCAGCCCCGGCAGAACCGCCTGCCTCAGGTGCTCGTTTCCATCCCAGCGCCAAGTTCACCGGCTTAATGCACACGTGGTACGGCACGGCGTTCGGCGATACTCTCGATGGCAACTTCCCCGCGCTGAAAACGGCGCCACCGGGACGGACATTTGGCGGTGGCGGCGGCGATACGTTCCGCTTGCGCCGGCTGGAACTGGCGATGAATGGCACCCTTTCGCCGCACGTTGACTATCGAGTGATGATCGACCCCACCCTTCCCGGCGCGGGCGGCATCCTGCAAGACATGTGGGCCGGATATCAGCTTACGCCGCGCTGGCGCATCGAGGTAGGACAGCAGAAAACCGGCTTGAGCGACGATGGGAACGCGCCAACCAGCAAATCGATCATGATCGAGCCGGCAATAATGAATGTGCTGCCTGTCACTGCCGGGCGCGTTGGCAACATTCGCGATATCGGCGCGGTGGCGCGCTATGGCAGCAAAACAATCCAGTCGTTTGTGGGAATCTGGAACGGGAACGGCACCGGTCGCGACGCCGTGGCAACTAACAGCCAGAAGTTCCTCGATGCC
- the queF gene encoding NADPH-dependent 7-cyano-7-deazaguanine reductase QueF, whose protein sequence is MAARADQRNLLETFPNPAPERNYRIVHTCSEFTSVCPKTGQPDFAEIVVEYVPSELCLELKALKLYYYSFRDRGIFYEAVINAILDDLVAVCRPRRMRIEGRFNVRGGIASVVVAEYAVDA, encoded by the coding sequence ATCGCAGCTCGGGCGGACCAGCGTAATCTGCTGGAGACGTTTCCCAACCCTGCGCCGGAGCGGAACTACCGGATTGTTCACACGTGCAGCGAGTTTACCTCGGTCTGTCCGAAAACCGGCCAGCCGGACTTTGCCGAGATCGTGGTGGAGTATGTTCCGAGCGAACTGTGCCTTGAATTGAAGGCATTGAAACTCTACTACTACTCATTCCGCGATCGTGGTATTTTCTATGAGGCTGTGATCAACGCTATCCTGGACGACCTGGTGGCCGTCTGCCGGCCGCGCCGGATGCGCATCGAGGGCCGCTTCAACGTGCGCGGTGGAATTGCATCCGTCGTCGTGGCGGAATATGCCGTGGATGCCTGA
- a CDS encoding transaldolase, whose translation MSNLDYGPTKREALVHELACSPLHSVERVAAPPSDPGLARLNELGTRVWYDTGKLEEAEKIWRLEASALTTNNTLANQVVQSGIMDDVIQRAIAAIRESDPSGSEADLVMDAAFVVNCHIALRLIQAFDVLVSVELHPSVSHDMERTVRYAQRYYAVNPEHFIVKIPLTPEGYCAVARARAMDIPINYTLGFSARQNYLAAMVSDPSFVNVFLGRLNQVIVENHLGDGRNAGEKTTLASQAGLRSARSSRAGIGTRQIAASMRGGEQMAALAGVDVFTAPPSAVAEFLAAGYKPADLVSHVDDQLEVAIADPEMAGDFERLWAIDETFQQFTASLASRGGTVLHGDDLREADRDFGTRMFAAFTPEEQSEIRSHGKIPNLARWRGRAAIDDLMTESAMQSFTTDQAALDGRIRSVGGIGAA comes from the coding sequence ATGAGCAACCTGGATTACGGCCCTACGAAGCGTGAAGCACTGGTACACGAACTGGCCTGCTCGCCACTGCACTCGGTGGAGCGCGTCGCGGCACCGCCTTCGGACCCCGGACTGGCCCGATTGAATGAGCTTGGAACGCGCGTTTGGTACGATACGGGCAAGCTGGAGGAAGCCGAGAAGATCTGGCGTCTGGAAGCCAGCGCCCTCACGACAAATAACACACTGGCGAACCAGGTGGTTCAGTCCGGCATCATGGACGACGTCATTCAGCGCGCTATAGCGGCTATTCGAGAATCGGATCCCTCCGGCTCCGAGGCAGACCTGGTAATGGATGCTGCGTTTGTGGTGAACTGTCACATCGCGCTCCGCCTGATTCAGGCGTTTGACGTGCTGGTGAGCGTAGAGCTGCACCCGTCCGTGTCGCACGACATGGAGCGCACGGTGCGGTACGCGCAGCGATATTACGCAGTGAACCCGGAACACTTCATCGTCAAGATCCCACTCACGCCGGAGGGTTATTGCGCCGTGGCCCGTGCTCGAGCGATGGACATCCCAATCAACTACACGCTCGGCTTTTCCGCCCGGCAGAACTATCTTGCCGCCATGGTCTCGGATCCGAGCTTTGTGAACGTCTTCCTTGGCCGCCTGAACCAGGTTATTGTTGAGAACCACCTCGGCGACGGACGAAACGCCGGCGAAAAGACGACGCTCGCCTCACAGGCCGGCCTCCGCAGCGCACGGTCAAGTCGCGCCGGCATCGGTACCAGGCAGATTGCAGCATCGATGCGCGGCGGAGAGCAGATGGCCGCTTTGGCCGGTGTTGACGTGTTTACCGCTCCACCATCCGCCGTCGCTGAGTTTCTGGCGGCCGGCTACAAACCGGCCGACCTGGTTTCACACGTCGACGATCAACTGGAGGTGGCGATCGCCGACCCGGAGATGGCCGGCGACTTTGAGCGCCTGTGGGCCATCGATGAAACCTTCCAGCAGTTCACCGCGAGCCTGGCGTCTCGCGGCGGCACGGTACTCCATGGTGACGACCTTCGCGAGGCGGATCGCGACTTCGGGACGCGCATGTTTGCCGCATTCACGCCGGAGGAGCAGAGCGAAATCCGCAGCCATGGCAAGATTCCGAACCTGGCTCGCTGGCGTGGTCGCGCGGCGATAGACGACCTCATGACCGAATCGGCAATGCAGTCATTCACCACGGACCAGGCTGCTTTGGATGGCCGCATCCGGTCTGTTGGGGGCATCGGCGCAGCATAA
- a CDS encoding zinc ribbon domain-containing protein: protein METETTSCPNCGAANPVGRSLCRQCSTPLTAYAGQLRDESLAASGALASQVEQLEERPAGVVVACVTNLVYVVLIPLVSLFVTLVHRPAMRADSSNYIFAAVGTVATIAHVVILVPFILFVLALSWFVWTQHEWAWPANWAMPVLFAVTGLLRFSGSAITGGFWMLVALVITVAWTRPSVKAWYGRGA from the coding sequence ATGGAGACAGAAACCACTTCATGTCCAAACTGCGGCGCCGCCAATCCTGTTGGCCGGTCGCTGTGCCGGCAGTGTTCAACGCCGCTGACCGCATACGCTGGTCAGCTGCGGGATGAATCGCTCGCCGCAAGTGGCGCGCTGGCGTCGCAGGTAGAGCAGCTGGAGGAGCGACCCGCCGGCGTGGTCGTGGCGTGCGTCACGAACCTGGTGTATGTCGTGCTGATCCCGCTGGTGTCGCTGTTCGTGACGTTGGTCCACAGGCCGGCGATGCGCGCCGACTCTTCCAACTACATTTTTGCGGCGGTGGGAACTGTAGCCACTATCGCGCACGTCGTCATCCTGGTTCCGTTCATTCTATTCGTACTCGCGCTTTCGTGGTTCGTGTGGACGCAACATGAATGGGCATGGCCTGCAAACTGGGCAATGCCGGTTCTGTTCGCCGTTACCGGGCTGCTGCGGTTCTCCGGTTCGGCGATTACCGGTGGCTTTTGGATGCTGGTGGCGCTCGTGATTACGGTTGCCTGGACGCGGCCATCCGTCAAAGCCTGGTACGGGCGTGGAGCGTAG
- the xylB gene encoding xylulokinase: MDYLLGIDLGTSGVKALLIRPDGSAVASASSAYQLYSPQPLWSEQEPEDWWDGVCHAVGGVIAQAGIQAREIRAIGLSGQMHGSVFLDEHGNPLRRALLWNDQRTQAECDWITETVGHQRVVEWLSNPVLTGFTAPKAIWLRRNEPQVWVRVKRLLLPKDFIRLRLTGEYATEVSDASGTAMFNVRKRAWALELLDAIDIPADWLPPALESPEVSGRVTEAAAAATGLAPGTPVVGGAGDQAAGAVGNGIVEPGIVSSTVGTSGVVFAYAAEPAVDPALRLHTFCHAVPGAWHIMGVMLSAGGSLQWYRDTFCAAERSVADAIGTDPYELLSREAERAPVGAEGLIFLPYLTGERAPWPDPLARGVLFGITRRTDRSHAARAIMEGVAFGMADSVQIMQEMNVPMGEVRASGGGARSPFWRQIHADITGLDHVTINTDEGPAFGVALLAGVGAGIYGSVQEACRSTIRVETRTKPAPPANARYRELHAIYQGLYRHLKEDFVRVSRFAESG, translated from the coding sequence TTGGATTACCTTCTGGGTATCGATCTGGGCACAAGCGGCGTCAAGGCGCTGTTGATCCGCCCGGATGGCAGCGCGGTGGCGAGCGCTTCATCCGCATACCAGCTCTATTCGCCGCAACCGCTCTGGAGTGAGCAGGAACCGGAGGATTGGTGGGACGGCGTGTGCCACGCGGTTGGGGGCGTTATTGCGCAGGCCGGCATTCAGGCTCGCGAGATCCGGGCCATTGGTCTTTCCGGCCAGATGCACGGATCGGTGTTTCTGGATGAGCATGGCAATCCACTGCGTCGGGCCCTGCTGTGGAACGATCAGCGCACGCAGGCGGAATGTGACTGGATCACCGAAACCGTAGGCCATCAGCGAGTTGTGGAGTGGCTCTCCAATCCGGTGCTCACGGGTTTCACTGCGCCAAAGGCAATCTGGTTGCGCCGGAACGAACCGCAGGTTTGGGTGAGGGTGAAGCGCCTGCTGCTTCCGAAGGATTTTATTCGACTGCGCCTGACGGGCGAGTATGCCACGGAGGTATCGGACGCCTCAGGCACAGCCATGTTCAATGTGCGGAAACGGGCATGGGCTCTGGAACTTCTGGACGCCATCGACATACCCGCCGATTGGCTGCCGCCGGCACTGGAGTCGCCTGAAGTCAGCGGGCGCGTCACCGAGGCGGCCGCGGCAGCAACAGGACTGGCGCCGGGCACCCCCGTCGTCGGCGGCGCCGGTGACCAGGCTGCCGGCGCCGTTGGCAACGGTATCGTTGAGCCAGGTATCGTCAGCTCCACGGTGGGCACCTCCGGCGTTGTCTTTGCCTATGCGGCCGAACCGGCTGTGGATCCAGCGCTGCGGCTGCACACCTTCTGCCATGCTGTTCCCGGCGCCTGGCACATTATGGGTGTGATGCTATCGGCGGGAGGGTCCCTGCAGTGGTACCGAGATACGTTTTGCGCGGCTGAGCGCTCGGTTGCCGATGCAATAGGCACAGACCCCTATGAACTTCTGAGCCGCGAGGCTGAGCGGGCGCCGGTTGGCGCGGAGGGCCTCATTTTCCTGCCTTACCTGACGGGAGAACGCGCGCCCTGGCCGGATCCACTAGCCCGCGGCGTCCTCTTCGGGATCACACGGCGAACCGACCGGAGCCATGCCGCGCGGGCCATTATGGAGGGCGTTGCCTTTGGCATGGCCGATTCTGTCCAGATTATGCAGGAGATGAATGTTCCTATGGGCGAGGTTCGCGCTTCTGGTGGCGGAGCGCGCAGTCCGTTCTGGCGGCAGATACATGCCGACATCACAGGTCTGGATCACGTAACGATCAATACCGACGAGGGTCCCGCCTTCGGCGTGGCTCTCCTGGCCGGCGTTGGCGCCGGGATCTACGGCTCGGTACAAGAGGCCTGCCGATCCACCATCCGCGTGGAGACGCGCACGAAGCCGGCGCCGCCGGCAAATGCCCGCTACCGTGAGTTGCACGCAATCTACCAAGGGCTGTACCGGCACCTGAAGGAGGACTTTGTCCGGGTCAGCCGCTTTGCAGAGAGTGGCTGA
- a CDS encoding prepilin-type N-terminal cleavage/methylation domain-containing protein produces MTGSSNRQRNNAFTLIELLVVIAIIAILAAILFPVFAQAREKARAISCLSNIRELGLAGQMYMEDYDEVEILNLGGQDSNGINENWPVRLQPYIKSWLIMDCPDVAGDQGVFSPGSPYNWYANWETFETYGFNYNYLCPWQSGVCSYNPTAQFPNPSQPVTEAAINQPSATIEFVDSMYDFGQNPALPDSNPIGFFDANAPDQYPIILPSPTECTWYDGIHGGYDWTYNPQGPPNLLGFAHNRHTGGENVCWVDGHAKFMQAGGLYAGTNFGPGVSELNVVITNPSAYVWDLN; encoded by the coding sequence ATGACTGGTTCTTCGAACCGACAGCGAAACAACGCGTTTACGCTGATCGAGCTGCTAGTTGTAATCGCTATCATTGCGATTCTAGCCGCAATACTCTTCCCCGTGTTCGCGCAGGCTCGCGAGAAGGCTCGCGCCATTTCGTGCCTCTCCAACATCCGTGAACTCGGACTGGCAGGGCAGATGTACATGGAAGACTACGACGAGGTCGAGATTCTCAACCTTGGCGGTCAGGACTCCAACGGCATCAACGAAAACTGGCCCGTGCGCCTCCAGCCCTACATCAAGAGCTGGCTGATCATGGACTGTCCGGATGTCGCGGGCGATCAGGGCGTCTTCAGCCCCGGCAGCCCCTACAACTGGTACGCGAACTGGGAGACGTTTGAGACGTACGGATTCAACTACAACTACCTCTGCCCGTGGCAGAGCGGCGTCTGCAGCTACAATCCTACGGCCCAATTCCCGAATCCCTCGCAGCCTGTAACCGAAGCCGCCATCAATCAGCCATCCGCAACGATTGAGTTCGTTGACTCGATGTATGACTTCGGCCAGAACCCGGCCCTTCCGGACAGCAATCCCATCGGCTTCTTCGATGCGAATGCGCCGGATCAGTATCCGATCATCCTTCCGTCGCCCACCGAGTGCACCTGGTACGACGGAATCCATGGCGGCTACGACTGGACCTACAATCCGCAGGGCCCGCCCAACCTGCTCGGCTTCGCTCACAACCGCCATACCGGTGGTGAGAACGTCTGCTGGGTGGATGGGCACGCCAAGTTCATGCAGGCCGGTGGCCTGTACGCCGGCACGAACTTCGGACCGGGTGTGAGCGAACTCAACGTCGTGATCACCAACCCGTCCGCATACGTGTGGGACCTGAACTAG
- a CDS encoding polyribonucleotide nucleotidyltransferase produces the protein MRLGHKVEREIAGRTLSIETGDVAKQAGGSVWLRQGDTVVMAAATMSKEARSGIDFFPLTCDYEERKYAVGKIPGGFIKRGGRPSEKAILTSRMIDRPLRPLFPYGMRNDVQVIAMPLSVDLGNLPDVLAMTAASAALAVSDIPWDGPVGAVRIGRIDGEFVVNPSQEQMAASTLDLVVAGTAVAVIMVEAGATFESEADVLAAIDLAHSVIRDLCAMQTELASMAGKTKKAAAYHGANVEILDAIRSRMAGEIRAAIQNPDKAARESAIDDLKEEITQRLLPDFPDAGGDIPEAAEKAVKEQIRALIIEESVRPDGRKLDEVRAISCRVGLLPRVHGTGMFTRGQTQVLTALTLGSKSDAQIVDNLEVDEKKPYMHYYNFPPYSVGECRQMRGPGRREIGHGALAERAMIPVLPPVSEFPYAILLQSEVLESNGSTSMASVCGSSLALMDAGVPISHHVAGVAMGLMSSGDKYAVLTDIQGMEDFSGDMDFKVAGTAEGITAIQMDTKIQGIPRDVLVRALEQARQGRLHILGKLNEAISAPRESLSPYAPSIFSIQINPERIGEVIGPGGKTIKRITAETGAQIDIEQDGTVYIAAVNQEAGRAAADAIRGLVSDIELGTIYEGRVTRVIGMGAFVEILPGKEGLVHTSNLASPPVRRPDDAVKVGDPLKVRVIEVDGQGRVNLSAIQLDEPFSPEMARRPDDGRGGGGGRFGGDRRGGGDRDRGDRFSHGPREREQSPRTDDQPVDETPRVRFRPRR, from the coding sequence ATGAGATTGGGACACAAAGTTGAACGAGAGATCGCCGGGCGTACACTCAGCATAGAGACCGGCGACGTGGCGAAGCAGGCCGGTGGGTCGGTCTGGCTGCGACAGGGCGACACCGTGGTAATGGCCGCGGCTACCATGAGCAAAGAGGCCCGCAGCGGAATCGACTTCTTTCCGCTGACCTGCGATTACGAAGAGCGCAAATACGCTGTCGGAAAGATACCGGGCGGCTTCATCAAGCGCGGCGGGCGGCCCAGCGAAAAGGCCATCCTGACGTCACGGATGATCGACCGGCCGTTGCGACCGCTATTCCCGTATGGCATGCGCAATGACGTCCAGGTGATAGCGATGCCGCTTTCCGTGGACCTCGGCAACCTGCCGGACGTACTCGCCATGACGGCCGCATCGGCCGCACTCGCAGTATCCGATATTCCCTGGGACGGCCCTGTGGGCGCGGTGCGCATCGGCCGCATAGACGGTGAGTTTGTCGTCAATCCAAGCCAGGAGCAGATGGCGGCATCGACGCTTGACCTGGTAGTTGCCGGCACAGCCGTGGCCGTTATTATGGTAGAGGCCGGCGCCACATTTGAGTCGGAGGCCGACGTGCTGGCTGCCATCGACCTGGCTCACAGCGTCATCCGCGACCTGTGCGCCATGCAAACCGAGTTGGCGTCCATGGCAGGCAAGACGAAGAAAGCGGCAGCGTATCACGGCGCCAACGTGGAAATCCTGGATGCTATTAGGAGCCGCATGGCCGGCGAAATTCGCGCCGCGATCCAGAATCCCGACAAGGCAGCGCGAGAATCGGCCATCGACGATCTGAAGGAAGAGATCACGCAGCGGCTCCTGCCGGACTTCCCGGATGCCGGCGGCGACATCCCGGAAGCGGCCGAGAAGGCAGTGAAGGAGCAGATCCGTGCGCTGATTATCGAAGAGTCGGTTCGTCCTGATGGCCGGAAGCTGGACGAGGTACGCGCGATCAGCTGCCGCGTCGGCCTTCTGCCACGTGTTCATGGTACGGGCATGTTTACCCGGGGCCAGACACAGGTGCTCACCGCGCTTACGCTCGGATCCAAGAGCGACGCCCAGATTGTGGATAACCTTGAGGTGGATGAGAAGAAGCCGTACATGCACTACTACAACTTCCCGCCCTATTCGGTGGGAGAGTGTCGTCAGATGCGCGGCCCGGGACGACGTGAGATTGGCCATGGCGCCCTGGCAGAGCGGGCAATGATTCCGGTGCTTCCGCCAGTGTCGGAGTTTCCGTACGCAATTCTCCTCCAGAGCGAAGTGCTGGAGAGCAACGGGTCGACATCGATGGCCTCGGTTTGCGGCTCGTCACTCGCCCTGATGGACGCAGGCGTGCCAATCAGTCATCACGTGGCCGGCGTTGCGATGGGTCTGATGAGCTCCGGCGACAAATATGCGGTGCTGACCGACATTCAGGGCATGGAAGACTTCTCCGGCGATATGGATTTCAAGGTAGCAGGCACGGCTGAAGGCATTACCGCCATTCAGATGGATACCAAGATACAAGGTATCCCGCGCGATGTGCTGGTCCGAGCGCTGGAGCAGGCCCGCCAGGGTCGCCTGCACATCCTGGGCAAGCTGAACGAAGCCATCTCGGCGCCACGCGAAAGCCTGAGCCCGTATGCTCCGAGTATCTTCAGCATTCAGATCAATCCGGAACGCATTGGTGAGGTGATTGGCCCAGGCGGCAAGACGATCAAGCGCATCACCGCTGAGACGGGCGCGCAGATCGATATCGAACAGGACGGAACGGTATACATCGCCGCGGTGAACCAGGAAGCCGGCCGTGCCGCGGCCGATGCCATCCGGGGGCTGGTGAGTGACATTGAGCTCGGCACCATCTATGAGGGCCGTGTTACACGCGTCATCGGCATGGGCGCCTTTGTGGAGATACTGCCCGGTAAGGAGGGCCTGGTTCACACCAGCAACCTCGCCAGTCCACCGGTCCGTCGTCCGGATGATGCCGTCAAGGTTGGCGATCCACTCAAGGTTCGTGTGATTGAGGTTGACGGACAGGGTCGCGTGAACCTCTCCGCCATTCAGCTCGACGAGCCGTTCAGCCCAGAAATGGCCCGGCGTCCCGATGACGGCCGTGGAGGCGGTGGTGGACGCTTTGGCGGGGATCGACGAGGTGGCGGCGACCGTGACCGCGGTGACAGGTTCAGCCACGGACCACGCGAACGCGAGCAGTCGCCGCGTACCGATGACCAGCCCGTGGACGAGACACCAAGAGTACGCTTCCGTCCACGGCGCTGA
- the rpsO gene encoding 30S ribosomal protein S15, protein MALKHAEKESVIRDNATHEGDTGSPEVQVALLTTRINQLTDHLREHKKDFHSRRGLMIMVGRRKRLLTYLSKRNITRFRDLAGKLGIRTKI, encoded by the coding sequence GTGGCACTAAAACATGCGGAGAAGGAATCCGTAATCCGCGATAACGCAACCCATGAGGGTGACACCGGCTCGCCCGAGGTACAGGTTGCGCTTTTAACGACACGAATTAACCAGCTGACCGACCACCTGCGCGAACACAAGAAAGACTTTCATTCGCGCCGCGGTCTTATGATCATGGTTGGCCGACGCAAGCGGCTGTTGACCTACCTCAGCAAGCGGAATATCACGCGCTTTCGCGACCTTGCTGGCAAGCTCGGCATTCGGACCAAGATTTAA